From a single Brassica oleracea var. oleracea cultivar TO1000 chromosome C5, BOL, whole genome shotgun sequence genomic region:
- the LOC106344985 gene encoding uncharacterized protein LOC106344985, whose protein sequence is MDKAMIELSLDEVDEPFDMPNLPQFKSTERNARSLIGRILNPDCQKMFNLILNMPRKWQKLGRVKGIALSKERFQFIFDHEHDLVEILEKGVHTFNDWTLAIDRWVEVPPPDYLLFIPVWVQIRNMPVNYYTEEAITALGELIGEVKVVAFDLEKSQSREYVRVLVRFNVTRPLRKSKDVCPLLVRKRKELTLERRQRIIMDKAASKEQVGLCKETGRRKLSPEVLEEMRRYMMVATEADK, encoded by the exons ATGGATAAAGCGATGATTGAGTTATCTTTAGATGAGGTGGACGAACCGTTCGATATGCCTAATCTACCTCAATTCAAGTCGACGGAACGAAACGCAAGGAGCTTAATCGGGAGAATCCTTAACCCGGATTGTCAAAAGATGTTCAACTTGATTCTCAATATGCCTAGGAAGTGGCAGAAGCTAGGCAGAGTAAAGGGTATAGCTCTATCAAAGGAACGATTTCAGTTCATTTTCGATCATGAACACGACTTGGTTGAAATTCTAGAGAAGGGGGTTCATACTTTTAACGATTGGACGCTAGCCATAGACCGATGGGTTGAAGTTCCTCCTCCGGATTATCTGCTATTCATTCCAGTATGGGTTCAGATTCGCAATATGCCAGTGAATTATTATACAGAGGAGGCGATTACGGCGCTGGGGGAATTGATAGGTGAAGTTAAAGTGGTTGCATTTGATCTGGAAAAGTCTCAGAGCCGAGAGTATGTACGAGTTTTGGTGCGCTTCAACGTGACAAGACCATTAAGGAAGTCAAAG GATGTATGTCCTCTGCTGGTACGAAAAAGAAAGGAGCTGACCTTGGAAAGAAGACAGAGGATTATCATGGACAAAGCAGCTTCTAAGGAGCAAGTTGGTTTATGCAAGGAGACAGGTCGAAGGAAGTTATCTCCGGAGGTTCTGGAGGAAATGAGGCGTTACATGATGGTGGCCACAGAGGCGGATAAATAA